Proteins from a single region of Bacteroidales bacterium:
- a CDS encoding PAS domain S-box protein has translation MNKNFTKQELHDEVKGLRLQLTEKSESAQAMLLDNIMHSLTKMSVIATDIDLNVIFFSRRAEQIFRYKASEVIGKNLTEIHAMEKVKFSRIENAIKIIKKTGNYECLVNQKTENGIRHLKLKASCILDKNKNISGFVLLTTDKTKEIIAEKKLQKSEKKFRDVIDNAGDGILIGNMKGNIITANKSICKLTGYTKSELTGKHIGFIFSKKMLEEEPLKFDELDKGETIIKERRIKGKKGNEIPIEMNSKRLDNKNYIAVFRDLTEREKTKVLIRKLSTAVKQSANTIVITDTEGNIEYTNPEFTKLTGYTAEEVLGKNFRIINAGKLPKEHYVELWQTITQGNIWKGKLYNEKKNGDYFWEQVTITPIKNESGKIVNYLAIKEDITARKKAEEALKENEEYFRTLIENSTDVISILDNKGNIMYESPAHKYVLGYRKGELAGKNSFELVHPDDRDRILVQFTKLLKNPKNFENVNFRYLHKDGTWLHLEGTGKNLLNSPKINGIVVNYRDVSARKKAEQELKRQNEEYASLNEEYLIQNEELIKAKEKAEESDRLKTEFINNMSHEIRTPMNGILGFSQLLYKRELAEEKRKHYINIIQNSGNQLLYIINNILEISKLGSKQIKSSDKNVCLNDLLLELFSIFDIKAKENKISFYLKKGLSDKESTIMTDPKILKKVLSNLLDNALKFTNNGFVEFGYRLVQTKHALSQLEIYVKDTGTGIRPEKQKIIFEPFSQEETRLTEKIDGLGLGLAISKENAKLIGGKITLISEKGKGSTFFVTIPYKIVYKETIKELLSATKLKKLVKEKYTILIAEDEEVNYLYLETLLVDESELTCKILHAKNGQETVEICKDNSHIDLVLMDLKMPIMNGYEATKLIKEFCPDLPIVAQTAYSTTEDIDKAMSAGCDDFISKPISEDDFNEVINKFIKC, from the coding sequence ATGAATAAAAATTTTACAAAGCAAGAATTACATGATGAAGTAAAAGGACTTCGTTTACAACTAACCGAGAAGTCTGAATCAGCACAAGCAATGTTATTAGATAACATCATGCATTCGTTAACAAAAATGTCAGTTATTGCTACTGATATTGATTTGAATGTTATCTTTTTTAGTCGTAGAGCAGAACAAATTTTCAGATACAAAGCATCAGAAGTTATCGGTAAAAATTTAACCGAAATCCATGCAATGGAAAAAGTTAAGTTTTCAAGAATAGAAAATGCAATTAAAATTATAAAAAAAACAGGCAATTATGAATGTCTTGTTAATCAAAAAACTGAAAACGGCATCAGACACTTGAAATTAAAAGCGTCATGTATTTTGGATAAAAATAAAAATATATCAGGTTTTGTATTGCTGACAACAGACAAAACTAAAGAAATAATTGCAGAAAAAAAGTTGCAAAAAAGTGAAAAGAAATTTCGAGATGTTATTGATAATGCAGGAGACGGAATTCTTATAGGTAATATGAAAGGAAATATTATTACAGCTAATAAAAGTATATGTAAGCTTACAGGCTATACAAAATCAGAATTAACAGGGAAACATATTGGGTTTATATTCTCAAAAAAGATGTTGGAAGAAGAACCTCTTAAATTTGATGAGCTTGATAAAGGTGAAACAATTATTAAAGAAAGAAGAATTAAAGGGAAAAAAGGAAATGAAATCCCTATTGAGATGAACTCTAAAAGATTAGACAATAAAAATTATATTGCGGTTTTCAGAGATTTAACTGAACGTGAAAAAACAAAAGTACTTATCAGAAAACTTTCAACAGCAGTTAAACAAAGTGCAAATACAATTGTAATTACCGATACAGAAGGAAATATTGAATATACAAACCCCGAATTTACTAAACTGACAGGTTATACAGCTGAAGAAGTTCTCGGAAAAAATTTTCGAATAATAAATGCAGGGAAATTACCCAAAGAGCATTATGTTGAACTGTGGCAGACAATTACACAAGGGAATATCTGGAAAGGAAAATTATATAATGAGAAAAAAAACGGCGATTATTTTTGGGAACAAGTAACAATAACACCAATAAAAAATGAGTCCGGAAAAATTGTAAATTATCTTGCAATTAAAGAAGATATTACAGCAAGAAAAAAAGCAGAAGAAGCTTTAAAAGAAAATGAAGAATATTTCAGAACTTTAATTGAGAACAGTACTGATGTAATTTCAATATTAGACAATAAAGGAAATATTATGTACGAAAGCCCTGCTCATAAATATGTTCTCGGATACAGAAAAGGTGAATTGGCAGGTAAAAATTCTTTTGAATTAGTCCATCCTGATGATAGGGATCGCATATTGGTTCAATTTACAAAATTGCTTAAAAACCCGAAAAATTTTGAAAATGTTAATTTCAGGTATCTTCATAAAGACGGTACATGGCTACACCTTGAAGGAACAGGTAAAAATTTGCTAAACTCTCCAAAAATAAATGGGATTGTTGTTAATTATCGTGATGTAAGTGCTCGTAAGAAGGCAGAACAAGAATTAAAAAGGCAAAATGAGGAATACGCTTCTTTAAATGAAGAATATTTGATTCAAAACGAAGAACTGATAAAAGCAAAAGAAAAAGCTGAAGAAAGCGACCGTTTAAAAACCGAATTTATTAACAATATGTCCCATGAGATAAGAACACCTATGAACGGTATTCTCGGCTTTTCTCAATTACTGTATAAAAGAGAACTGGCAGAAGAAAAACGAAAACACTATATTAATATCATTCAAAACAGCGGAAACCAATTATTGTATATTATAAATAATATTCTCGAAATTTCTAAACTCGGATCAAAGCAAATAAAATCATCAGATAAAAATGTTTGTTTAAATGACTTATTACTAGAACTGTTTTCAATTTTCGACATTAAAGCTAAAGAAAACAAAATTTCTTTTTATTTGAAAAAAGGACTTTCCGACAAAGAAAGTACTATTATGACAGACCCGAAAATACTGAAAAAGGTATTAAGCAACTTATTGGATAATGCCTTAAAATTTACTAACAACGGGTTTGTTGAATTCGGATACCGGCTTGTACAAACAAAGCACGCTTTGTCTCAACTGGAAATATATGTAAAAGACACAGGAACAGGAATAAGACCCGAAAAACAAAAGATTATTTTTGAACCATTTTCACAAGAAGAAACAAGATTAACTGAAAAAATTGACGGACTTGGCCTCGGATTAGCAATATCAAAAGAAAATGCAAAATTAATTGGCGGTAAAATTACCCTAATATCAGAAAAAGGAAAAGGCTCAACATTTTTTGTTACAATTCCTTACAAAATTGTTTATAAAGAAACTATTAAAGAACTGTTATCTGCAACAAAGCTGAAAAAGTTAGTAAAAGAAAAATATACTATCTTAATAGCAGAAGACGAAGAAGTAAATTATTTGTATCTTGAAACATTGTTAGTCGATGAGTCAGAATTAACTTGCAAAATACTTCATGCAAAAAACGGACAAGAAACTGTAGAAATTTGCAAAGATAATTCTCATATTGACCTTGTTCTTATGGATTTAAAGATGCCGATAATGAACGGTTACGAAGCAACAAAACTAATAAAGGAATTCTGTCCGGATTTGCCGATAGTTGCACAAACAGCATATTCAACAACAGAAGATATAGACAAAGCTATGTCGGCAGGTTGTGATGATTTTATTTCAAAGCCTATAAGCGAAGATGACTTTAACGAAGTTATTAATAAATTTATTAAGTGCTAA